The DNA sequence AAATGTGTAAAGCCGCAGAAAAAGGAAAAGACTCCACAATAGATCTAGTAGCAAAGGTTGGCAGAGCCAGCAGATTAGGCGAACGTTCACGAGGGGTATTAGACGCCGGAGCAACATCGTGTTGTTTAATTATTCAAAGTGTAGCTGGTTCAATTATTCAGCTTGTTAAGTAAACAACTGCTGAAACAAAAATGACTTTAAGTATTTAATAAACATTTACAGGGGGAGTTAATATGGAAAATGCAGCAAAAACAATGAGAGGGCTTGTAGCCTATGCACCTGGAGATTATCGTTTTGAAACGAATATACCTATACCAACAGCTGAAGATGGGGAAATTGTTATTAAAGTTGAAGCTTGTGGTGTGTGTGCTGGAGATGTTAAGGCAGAACATGGAGCAAAATCATTTTGGGGGGGAGATGGTCAGCCAGGATGGATTAAAGCACCGGTTATTCCAGGGCATGAATTTATTGGATTTATAACAGAAATTGGGCCTAATGTTAAAGGTTTTGAAATCGGTGACCGTGTGGTATCTGATCAAATTGCACCTTGTTGGGAATGTAAGTTCTGTAAGACAGGCAGATATTGGATGTGCCAAAAACATGATATATTTGGATTCCAGAACAATGTAAATGGTGGGATGGCAGAATACATGAAGCTGCCAAAAGGTTCGCTAGTCTATAAAGTGCCTAAAGATGTACCTATAGAAAAAGCTGTCCTTATTGAGCCTTTTGCATGTTCTAAACACGCAGTTGACAGAGGGAATATCTCAAATGAAGATATAGTTGTACTGTCTGGTGCTGGCACATTAGGTCTTGGTATGGTGGGAGTTGCAGCACTCAAGCAACCTAAACTTCTCATTGTACTTGATATGAAAGATGAAAGGCTTGAAATAGCTCAAAAATTTGGAGCAGATATTGTGATAAATCCAGGCAAAGAAGATGCAGTTCAAAAAGTCATGGAATTAACAGATGGCTATGGGTGTGACGTATACATAGAAGCAACAGGGCATCCATCAAGTGTAACACAGGGGCTTAGTATGATTCGCAAGCTTGGAACATTTGTAGAGTTTAGTGTGTTTAGTCAGCCTGCTACAGTAGACTGGAGTATAATTGGAGATAGAAAAGAACTGGACCTTTTAGGGGCGCACCTAAGCCCATATTGTTATGAGCCGGTCATCGAATGGATTGTAAATGGGAAATTACCTACAGAAGGTGTTGTAACCCATAAACTGCCACTTGAAAAGTGGCAGGAAGCTTTTGAACTAGCAGGAAAAGGGGACGGTGCTTTAAAAGTAATCCTTATACCATAAAACGTAGAAAGAGGCTAGTGATAATCTGATGATTGATTATTACTAGTCTCTTTCTATGTTTTTTATTCTAAAGCTCACTGGTTTGAATAATATAAATGGAGGCGTTTCAAACAAAGGAGTTGGTTAATATGCAAGAAGCACTACTCGTAGGTAACCAGGTATTATTAATATACATCTATATAGCAATAGGCATAGTGTGCGTTAAGAAGCAGATTGTAACACAGGAGATAGGCAAAAATCTTTCAAGCTTTGTACTTATGGTTATAACACCTTGTTTAATTATAAAATCCTATATAAGACCTTTTGAAAAAGCACATTTACTAGGGCTTGCTTTAGCTTTTTTGCTTGCTTTTATATTTCATGGCATAGCCATTATCGTTTCAAATTTTCTGATTAAAAAACGAGAAGGCATACGATATAAGATTGAGCGCATGGGAGTTGTTTATACAAACTGTGGGTTTATGGCCATTCCTTTAATTGTTGTGGCGGTAGGAGATATAGGCATATTTTATGCCGTTGCCTTTATCAGTGTTTTTAATATGGCGCTGTGGACCCATGGGATCATGGTAATTACCGACAGGCGCAGTATCAATCTTAAATCAGCAATATGGAATCCTGGGGTTATAGGTTTTATAATAGGCTTTATAATCTATTGTACGCAGCTGCATATTCCTGATCTTATTGACCAAGGTGTTACAAGTTTATCGCAGCTTAATACACCGCTTGCTATGATTATCACGGGAATTTTTTTAGCAGAGATAAATTTTAAGTCTGTTTTTAAAAATTATAATATCGCTTATGTGAGCGGCATTAGGCTTTTTATATTACCGCTAATAATGCTGATTATCATTAAAATTTTAGGGGTGGAGTACTGGATGACAGGAGCTGCAGATGTCATTATGGCGAGTATTTTAGCTTGTTCGGCACCTGCAGCAGCATCCATTGCACTGCTTCCTGCAAAGTTTGGCATGGAGGGAGAGTATGGTGCTAAGATTGTGGCGCTTTCCACACTTTTGTCCATTATTACGCTGCCACTTTTTAATTTACTGACGAATCTATGGGTGAGAGGATAAGGCTTTTTTGTCCTTCTTATTATCTAGTTACAATCATCCGCATTGAGTTCGGCTAAGAGATCATTCATCATACTTTCACTAAAAGCACCACCGCTAAAGTTAATCATGCCGCGTAGTACAAAATCGCTCATCATAACAGCCATATCTGTACCTAAGGATTCGGAAGAATTATGTTTATCCCCCAGCATAAGGTTAAGCAGCTCCTCGGCTGTTTTTTTGCCTTTCGGATGAAGCATCAGATCACCGAGTGTTGAGTTTCTGGTATAAAGTTTCTTGAGCGGCGTTGTAGACTCAACGTATACGGTAGCTTTAAGCCTAATATCTTGAGAAGAACTGCCTGCTAATATTTCAAAATCACCGCTTTCTATATGCCAATCTTTTATAGCGGTATTGTAGTAGGCAAAAGCTCTCTTAGACAGTACAAAGCTTACAGTTTTGGTTTCGCCAGGTTCTAAAGATACTTTCTCAAAGGCCCTTAATTCTTTAATGGGTCTTATGACGCTACTCGCTATATCACGGACATAAAGTTGAACCACCTCTTTGCCAGAAGCAGTACCTGTATTTGCGAGGGAGACATTTACAGTGAGTGTATCATGGTCTTGCATAGTCTCTTTGTCAAGTTTGATATCACTATACTCAAAAGTTGTATAGCTTAAACCATGGCCAAATGGGAATAGAGGTGCTAATTCTTTAGTATCGTAATAGCGATAGCCTACAAATAGACCTTCTTTGTAGGCTACCGTATCACCTTCACCTGGGAAGTTTAAAAAGCAAGGCGTATCGCTAAGCTTTTTAGGGAAGGTTTCTGCGAGTTTACCGCAAGGATTTGCATCACCAAAGAGTAAATCTGCTATAGCAGCTCCAGATGCCTGACCAGCTATGTAGGCTTCAAGCACACCTTTAACGCTGTCTATCCAAGGCATTTCAATCGGTGAGCCATTACTTAAGACCACCACAATATTTTTTTGTACCTTGGCAACTTCTTCGATAAGACGTACCTGGTTTTCAGGGATTCTGAGATGTGTTCTATCATAGCCTTCGGATTCATAATGATCTGGAAGACCAGCGAAAATAACTGCCGTATCAGCAAGGGCTGCGATTTTTAGTGCTTCTTCAAACAACCCTGCATCAATAGCATCACTCGTTAGACTAAAACCTTCGGCGTAAGAAAGTGAAGCTGTATGACCTGCAGCTTCTACAAGCTTAAGGAAGGCACTATCTACTTGTGTTGGATTGATATGAGAACTTCCACCGCCTTGAAATCTTGGTTTCTTGGCAAAAGCACCTATAATAGCCAATTGACTTTCTTTTTTTAGCGGCAGAATATTATCTTCATTTTTTAGCAGTACCATACATTCCCGTGCGACTTGACGGGCGAGTTCATGATGGGTGCATTTATCATAAGAGGCATTTTCTTTTTTTGAGTCTACGGCCTTAAAAATTATTTTTAAAAGTCGTTCGACAGATTCGTCAAGAATAGATTCTGGTAAGGTACCCTCCTGAACTGCTTTTACAATCTTAAGATCATTAACGCCATTACTAGAAGGCATCTCGAGTTCTAGTCCTGCGCTAAGTCCTTGGGCTCTTTCATCCACAGCGCCCCAGTCAGACATGACAAAGCCTTCGTGACCCCATTCATCTTTGAGTATCGTACGGAGCAGATATTCATTTTGAGAACAATAATCTCCATTTACTTTATTGTAAGCACACATAACTGTCCAAGGCTGGGCCACTTTGACAGCACCTTCAAAGCTTGCGAGGTAGATCTCTCTCAGGGTTCTTTCGTCTAAGACAGCATCTACAGATAATCTTCTATGTTCTTGATTATTGACAGCGAAATGTTTTAAAGAAGTGCCTACACCTTGACTTTGAACCCCTTTGATATGAGAAGATGCCATCTCTGAAGATAAGTACGGATCTTCAGAAAAATATTCAAAGTTTCTGCCGCATAAAGGTGAGCGCTTAATATTAGCAGCAGGACCAAGAAGAACAGCTACATTTTCGGCTTGACATTCTTCGCCCAGTGCGGTGCCTACTTTATGGAGTAAGTCCCTATCCCAAGAGCTTGCCAGTGTTACGCCAGAGGGGAAACAAGTTGCTTTTACACTCTCGTTAAATCCAAGATGATCGGCAGCTTCTGCTTGTTTTCTAAGGCCATGAGGTCCATCTGTTACCATTATTTTGGGGATGCCAAGACGTTCTACGGCTTTGGTATGCCAAAAGTCTAAACCGCTGCAAAGGCTTGCTTTTTCCTCGAGTGTCATCTCTTGGATAATTTTTTTGATATCTCTAACCATTTTTTATACCTCCTATAGGTCATTTGTTAACTCATTTTAGCATGTAGTATGGTATAATTATTGTATAAATATCAGAGTTTTATCATAAATTTCATATAAGGAAGTGTTGGAGTGACTGTAAAGACTGAGCATAAAATGACAGAAGAGGATATTGAATATCTTTGTAGATTATTAGTAGAGGTGCTTAAAATCCCTGTTTATTTTCTAGATGAAAAATATGAAGTTTGTTATGCTTTTGCATATGGGCATTTGAGCAATCCTTTGCAGCCCAGTTTAAAACAATTATTTAAGGAACTCTTTAGTCATAAGGAAGTTTATGAGTGGCCTATTATTAAATCTACCAAGTACTATGAAAACTATTGTGCCATAAGACTGATTCAAGAAGGTGGTTTTAAAGGAACGTTTATTATAGGGCCTTCGCTTTATGCTTATGTTACGGCAAATGAAATAGATACTTTAATCAAAGCGAATGATCTCCCACTTAGTGCTAAAAGACAGTTTATTGACTATTATAATACGGTTGCCATTTTTGACTATAAAAAACTTATAAGCACGAGTCTTTTAGTTTACTACTATGTTTATAAAGAACAAATGAGTGTATCGGAAGTTATGGAAAAGAACAGCTCGCTTAAGCAGGTGCCGGTAAAGATAAGAAATGATTGTGAAGCCTCTTTATCAAGAAATAGGCAGAGTATTGTATTTCATCATTCACAGTCTGGGGAAAAACATATTTTTAACTACATTAAGTCAGGCAATAAAGAAGCGATTTTAAAGTATCATCCTAAACCTCAGGATGGGGAAGTTGGTATTCTTTCAAAAAATAACCCACTCAGAGGGCAAAAAAATCTTGCGATCTGCAGTGTGACACTGGCAACGCGGGCGGCTATGGAAGGCGGGCTTGACTCAGAGACGGCTTATACCCTCAGCGACCTATATATTCAGGAAATAGAAGAAATCAATGAGATAAAAGATTTATCAGATTTAGAAGTTAAGATGCTCTGTGATTTTGCAGACAGGGTCAAAAAGGTAAAAGAACATATATATTCAAAAGCCGTTAATGTATGTATAAGGTACATCTTTAAATACTTATATGAAGAAATCACACTTGTAAATTTAGGAAAGCAGGCGAACCTGCATCCGAGTTACCTTTCGGAGTTGTTTAAGAAAGAGGTAGGGATTACTGTAAGTGAATATATTCAAAAAGAGCGTATTGAAGAAGCTAAAAAATTGCTGGTATCGTCTAATTATACTTTGTTAGATATTGCGGCTTGGCTTCAATTCCATGATCAAAGTCATTTTACAAGAGTATTTAAAAAGTTTGAGCATATCACACCTAAAAAGTATAGAGATCTGCATATGGTATAAGAGACGTATTATATTTGATACCACTTTATATGAGGGGGAAACAATATGTGGATATTATATGCTTTATTATCAGCGGTATTTGCAGCACTCACTTCGATTTTAGCGAAGATAGGGATTGAAGGAATCAGCTCTAATTTGGCAACTGCTATTAGAACGATTGTGGTACTTGTTATGGCTTGGGGAATTGTGTTTATGACAGGCACCTGGCATGAAATATCAAATATCAATCAAAAAAGCTGGGTGTTTTTAACCTTCTCAGGACTTGCTACAGGATTTTCATGGTTGTTTTATTACAAAGCACTTCAGATTGGAGAAGCTGCGAAGGTAGTACCTATTGATAAATTTAGTGTGGTGATTACCATGGTGCTCGCATTTGTTATATTAAAAGAGGCGATGACGGCTAAAACAATAATAGGGGGGATTTTTATAACTATTGGGACATTTGTTATGATATTATAAAGTTCTTGGGCGTCTACGAGAAGATTTTAGGGTTCTCCAGTTGCTCGCTTGCATATTTCTAAAAATCTAAGCACTTTCTTTAAATGAACGCTGCAAACTCGCTGCGCTCAAACAGTGCAGCTAAGTACCATTTAAATAAATTGCTAAGATTTTTTACGAAATACTCCAGAGGCAACTTCCGAGCCCTAAAATCTTCTTGCTAGGCGTAAAAAGATTTAAATAAGCATTAAGCGTATCAATAGCTATAAAATAAGCCTTGGTTAAGAAATGAAAAGACTCTTAACTAAGGCTTATTTTGCAGATGTCAATCTTTTTTTGGATCAGAAATACAAAAGCGTTCGCGGTATTCGGACGGGCTGCAGTTGGCAAGTTTTTTAAAGACTGAACAAAAGTAGTTACTGGATGAAAAACCGGCCTCAAAAGCGATGTCTGTAATAGACATAGTACCCATCTCGAGTTCGTGCTTGGCATATTCGATTTTTCTTAAGGTAATATACTCATTAGGGGTAATACCAACCTCTTCTTTGAATTTGGTTTTAAATCTAGATAAGGATAAGGCAGCAATGGCAGCGAGGTCCTTTAATTGAATATTTGAGTAGAAATTTTCTTCTATATAATCGATAGACTTCTGGATATGAAAGTCTCGGGCAGACATACCATCTTGGTTAATTGTCTCTAGATTTGGGACATTAAAGATAAAACAACATAAATATTGCAGGCCGGAATGCATCGAAAATATATCACCTTTAGCAAATAAATCAAAGGCTTTTTTTAAGAGACCTATATGATAGGCATCTAACTTAAGGTGCCTGTTTTTAAGGCTGCATAAAGCATCAAAAAGCGTATTACTGAGTTCTTTATTTAGGCCAAGTAAATTATCTTTACTTTTAAGATCGATTTGAAAAGCATAAAATTCAGCAGGGTTTTGAGGGAGCGGGC is a window from the Cellulosilyticum sp. I15G10I2 genome containing:
- a CDS encoding AEC family transporter, which translates into the protein MQEALLVGNQVLLIYIYIAIGIVCVKKQIVTQEIGKNLSSFVLMVITPCLIIKSYIRPFEKAHLLGLALAFLLAFIFHGIAIIVSNFLIKKREGIRYKIERMGVVYTNCGFMAIPLIVVAVGDIGIFYAVAFISVFNMALWTHGIMVITDRRSINLKSAIWNPGVIGFIIGFIIYCTQLHIPDLIDQGVTSLSQLNTPLAMIITGIFLAEINFKSVFKNYNIAYVSGIRLFILPLIMLIIIKILGVEYWMTGAADVIMASILACSAPAAASIALLPAKFGMEGEYGAKIVALSTLLSIITLPLFNLLTNLWVRG
- a CDS encoding AraC family transcriptional regulator, whose translation is MYEIIDDFCWEKHKKVITFDYHKIPGLKNFAYWNLSRAIIPTPMHYHSNIIEMHCLVKGKRLCHVEDKSYNITGNEVFITFPTEMHSTGPLPQNPAEFYAFQIDLKSKDNLLGLNKELSNTLFDALCSLKNRHLKLDAYHIGLLKKAFDLFAKGDIFSMHSGLQYLCCFIFNVPNLETINQDGMSARDFHIQKSIDYIEENFYSNIQLKDLAAIAALSLSRFKTKFKEEVGITPNEYITLRKIEYAKHELEMGTMSITDIAFEAGFSSSNYFCSVFKKLANCSPSEYRERFCISDPKKD
- a CDS encoding helix-turn-helix domain-containing protein: MTVKTEHKMTEEDIEYLCRLLVEVLKIPVYFLDEKYEVCYAFAYGHLSNPLQPSLKQLFKELFSHKEVYEWPIIKSTKYYENYCAIRLIQEGGFKGTFIIGPSLYAYVTANEIDTLIKANDLPLSAKRQFIDYYNTVAIFDYKKLISTSLLVYYYVYKEQMSVSEVMEKNSSLKQVPVKIRNDCEASLSRNRQSIVFHHSQSGEKHIFNYIKSGNKEAILKYHPKPQDGEVGILSKNNPLRGQKNLAICSVTLATRAAMEGGLDSETAYTLSDLYIQEIEEINEIKDLSDLEVKMLCDFADRVKKVKEHIYSKAVNVCIRYIFKYLYEEITLVNLGKQANLHPSYLSELFKKEVGITVSEYIQKERIEEAKKLLVSSNYTLLDIAAWLQFHDQSHFTRVFKKFEHITPKKYRDLHMV
- a CDS encoding EamA family transporter codes for the protein MWILYALLSAVFAALTSILAKIGIEGISSNLATAIRTIVVLVMAWGIVFMTGTWHEISNINQKSWVFLTFSGLATGFSWLFYYKALQIGEAAKVVPIDKFSVVITMVLAFVILKEAMTAKTIIGGIFITIGTFVMIL
- a CDS encoding beta-glucosidase, translating into MVRDIKKIIQEMTLEEKASLCSGLDFWHTKAVERLGIPKIMVTDGPHGLRKQAEAADHLGFNESVKATCFPSGVTLASSWDRDLLHKVGTALGEECQAENVAVLLGPAANIKRSPLCGRNFEYFSEDPYLSSEMASSHIKGVQSQGVGTSLKHFAVNNQEHRRLSVDAVLDERTLREIYLASFEGAVKVAQPWTVMCAYNKVNGDYCSQNEYLLRTILKDEWGHEGFVMSDWGAVDERAQGLSAGLELEMPSSNGVNDLKIVKAVQEGTLPESILDESVERLLKIIFKAVDSKKENASYDKCTHHELARQVARECMVLLKNEDNILPLKKESQLAIIGAFAKKPRFQGGGSSHINPTQVDSAFLKLVEAAGHTASLSYAEGFSLTSDAIDAGLFEEALKIAALADTAVIFAGLPDHYESEGYDRTHLRIPENQVRLIEEVAKVQKNIVVVLSNGSPIEMPWIDSVKGVLEAYIAGQASGAAIADLLFGDANPCGKLAETFPKKLSDTPCFLNFPGEGDTVAYKEGLFVGYRYYDTKELAPLFPFGHGLSYTTFEYSDIKLDKETMQDHDTLTVNVSLANTGTASGKEVVQLYVRDIASSVIRPIKELRAFEKVSLEPGETKTVSFVLSKRAFAYYNTAIKDWHIESGDFEILAGSSSQDIRLKATVYVESTTPLKKLYTRNSTLGDLMLHPKGKKTAEELLNLMLGDKHNSSESLGTDMAVMMSDFVLRGMINFSGGAFSESMMNDLLAELNADDCN
- a CDS encoding alcohol dehydrogenase catalytic domain-containing protein encodes the protein MENAAKTMRGLVAYAPGDYRFETNIPIPTAEDGEIVIKVEACGVCAGDVKAEHGAKSFWGGDGQPGWIKAPVIPGHEFIGFITEIGPNVKGFEIGDRVVSDQIAPCWECKFCKTGRYWMCQKHDIFGFQNNVNGGMAEYMKLPKGSLVYKVPKDVPIEKAVLIEPFACSKHAVDRGNISNEDIVVLSGAGTLGLGMVGVAALKQPKLLIVLDMKDERLEIAQKFGADIVINPGKEDAVQKVMELTDGYGCDVYIEATGHPSSVTQGLSMIRKLGTFVEFSVFSQPATVDWSIIGDRKELDLLGAHLSPYCYEPVIEWIVNGKLPTEGVVTHKLPLEKWQEAFELAGKGDGALKVILIP